From a region of the Campylobacter sp. genome:
- a CDS encoding Na+/H+ antiporter NhaC family protein, giving the protein MLKNLLIFTAIFLPALALADVEPAVRNSELYGVLTLIPPVAAIVLAFITKDVILSLFLGVLSGTFLVGMVDHGITASALFAFTDLCSRMVKSMADTWNAGILLQVMCIGGLIALVTKSGGTKALALWLSKHADTPVLGQIYTWLMGIVIFFDDYANALIVGPIMRPLMDKFKISRAKFAFIIDATAAPITGIAVISTWVGVEISAIKEAYSQIGIENINAFTVFVETIPYRFYNIFMIFFVVATAVMSREFGSMYRAEIASRGGKSGAADFKIKNLEDQIFVPKEGVALRKLNAIIPLGAMIVLSVIGFYLNGYSSLEGEALEAVKAAPLSFTSIRTAFSAADASVVLFQSALFSSIIAVVLGIAQKIYGVKEAIEVWVGGWKSMLNTVIILLFAWSLSSVIKELGTSRYLVELLSDATPRFALAIVIFVLSSFISFSTGTSFGTMGIVTPLAVPLAHAVGQKYGLSGEEFHVFMCVNVSAVLTGAIFGDHCSPISDTTILSSMGAGCDHIEHVSTQMTYALVVCGISIVCGYLPAGFGLSVWGCLILGIAAIILLLRVVGKRVDV; this is encoded by the coding sequence ATGTTAAAAAATTTGCTTATCTTTACGGCGATTTTTTTGCCCGCGCTGGCGCTTGCGGACGTGGAGCCCGCCGTGCGAAACAGCGAGCTTTACGGAGTGCTGACGCTTATCCCGCCGGTTGCGGCGATCGTGCTTGCTTTTATCACCAAAGACGTGATTTTGTCGCTGTTTTTGGGCGTGCTAAGCGGGACTTTTCTCGTCGGTATGGTAGATCACGGCATCACGGCTTCGGCGCTTTTCGCTTTTACCGATCTGTGCTCACGCATGGTAAAATCGATGGCAGATACGTGGAATGCTGGCATTTTGCTTCAGGTTATGTGTATCGGCGGGCTCATCGCTCTGGTGACCAAAAGCGGCGGCACGAAGGCGCTTGCGCTCTGGCTTAGCAAGCACGCAGATACTCCCGTTTTGGGGCAAATTTACACCTGGCTCATGGGTATCGTGATATTTTTCGACGATTACGCAAACGCGCTGATCGTGGGTCCTATCATGCGGCCGCTTATGGATAAATTTAAAATTTCACGCGCAAAGTTCGCCTTCATCATCGACGCGACCGCTGCGCCGATCACCGGCATCGCGGTGATCTCTACGTGGGTCGGAGTTGAAATTTCGGCGATCAAAGAGGCCTACTCGCAGATCGGCATAGAAAACATAAACGCCTTCACCGTATTCGTTGAGACGATCCCGTATAGATTTTATAACATTTTCATGATCTTTTTCGTAGTGGCTACCGCCGTGATGAGCAGGGAATTTGGCTCGATGTATCGCGCAGAGATCGCATCTCGCGGCGGCAAGAGCGGAGCTGCGGATTTTAAAATTAAAAATTTAGAGGATCAAATTTTTGTACCCAAAGAGGGCGTCGCGCTTCGCAAGCTAAACGCGATAATCCCGCTAGGAGCGATGATCGTTCTTTCCGTCATCGGATTTTATCTCAACGGCTACAGCTCGCTGGAGGGCGAGGCTTTGGAGGCGGTCAAGGCAGCTCCTCTTAGCTTTACTTCGATCCGTACTGCATTTAGCGCGGCGGACGCCTCGGTAGTGCTGTTTCAATCCGCGCTGTTTTCGTCGATCATCGCCGTCGTTTTGGGTATCGCGCAAAAAATTTACGGCGTCAAAGAGGCGATCGAGGTCTGGGTTGGCGGCTGGAAAAGTATGCTAAATACCGTCATAATCCTGCTTTTTGCGTGGTCGCTAAGCTCTGTTATCAAAGAGCTTGGCACTTCGCGCTACCTAGTCGAGCTTCTAAGCGACGCTACGCCGCGCTTTGCGCTTGCGATCGTGATCTTCGTGCTTAGCTCGTTTATCTCCTTTTCAACGGGTACAAGCTTCGGTACTATGGGCATCGTCACGCCTTTAGCCGTGCCGTTAGCGCACGCCGTGGGGCAAAAATACGGACTTAGCGGCGAGGAATTTCACGTTTTTATGTGCGTAAATGTAAGCGCGGTGCTTACGGGGGCGATCTTCGGCGATCACTGCTCGCCGATTTCGGATACGACGATCCTCTCTTCGATGGGCGCAGGCTGCGATCACATCGAGCACGTAAGCACGCAGATGACCTATGCGCTGGTCGTTTGCGGCATCAGTATCGTTTGCGGCTATCTGCCTGCGGGCTTTGGGCTTAGCGTGTGGGGATGTCTGATCTTGGGTATCGCGGCTATCATTCTTTTACTGCGCGTGGTGGGTAAAAGAGTGGATGTATGA